In Balaenoptera ricei isolate mBalRic1 chromosome 4, mBalRic1.hap2, whole genome shotgun sequence, the following are encoded in one genomic region:
- the TOMM70 gene encoding mitochondrial import receptor subunit TOM70 has protein sequence MAASKPVEAAAVAATVPGSGSGVGGGSATAGPGTGGLPRWQLALAVGAPLLLGAGAMYLWSRQRRRRDTGGRGDASGLKRNSERKTPEGRASPAPGSGHPEGPGTHLEMNSLDRAQAAKNKGNKYFKAGKYEQAIQCYTEAISLCPTEKNVDLSTFYQNRAAAFEQLQKWKEVAQDCTKAVELNPKYVKALFRRAKAHEKLDNKKECLEDVTAVCILEGFQNQQSMLLADKVLKLLGKEKAKEKYKNREPLMPSPQFIKSYFSSFTDDIISQPMLKGEKSDEDKDKEGEALEVKENSGYLKAKQYMEEENYDKIISECSKEIDAQGKYMAEALLLRATFYLLIGNANAAKPDLDKVISLKEANVKLRANALIKRGSMYMQQQQPLLSTQDFNMAADIDPQNADVYHHRGQLKILLDQVEEAVADFDECIRLRPESALAQAQKCFALYRQAYTGNNSSQIQAAMKGFEDVIKKFPRCAEGYALYAQALTDQQQFGKADEMYDKCINLEPDNATTYVHKGLLQLQWKQDLDRGLELISKAIEIDNKCDFAYETMGTIEVQRGNMEKAIDMFNKAINLAKSEMEMAHLYSLCDAAHAQTEVAKKYGLKPPTL, from the exons ATGGCCGCCTCTAAGCCTGTGGAGGCGGCGGCGGTCGCAGCCACTGTTCCCGGCTCCGGGAGTGGGGTGGGCGGCGGCAGTGCGACTGCGGGCCCGGGCACCGGGGGCCTGCCGCGATGGCAGCTGGCGCTGGCGGTCGGGGCGCCCCTGCTGCTGGGCGCGGGTGCCATGTACCTGTGGAGCCGGCAGCGGCGGCGCCGGGACACCGGGGGCCGAGGCGACGCCAGCGGCCTGAAGCGCAACAGTGAACGGAAGACCCCGGAGGGCAGGGCCAGTCCGGCCCCGGGCAGCGGACACCCCGAGGGCCCCGGTACTCACCTGGAAATG AACTCTCTTGATAGAGCCCAAGCAGCCAAGAACAAaggcaacaaatattttaaagcaggaaaatatgaacaAGCTATTCAGTGCTATACCGAGGCTATCAGTTTGTGCCCTACAGAGAAGAATGTTGACCTTTCCACGTTTTATCAAAACAGAGCTGCTGCCTTTGAGCAGTTG CAAAAATGGAAGGAGGTGGCACAAGATTGTACAAAGGCTGTTGAACTTAATCCCAAATATGTGAAAGCTCTCTTTAGGCGTGCAAAAGCCCACGAGAAGCTAGACAATAAGAAGGAATGTTTAGAAG ATGTCACTGCTGTGTGTATATTAGAAGGGTTCCAAAATCAGCAAAGCATGCTGTTAGCTGATAAAGTTCTTAAACTTCTTGGAAAagagaaagccaaagaaaaatacAAG AATCGTGAACCTCTGATGCCATCTCCACAGTTTATCAAATCTTACTTCAGTTCTTTCACGGATGATATAATTTCTCAGCCAATGCTTAAAGGGGAGAAGTCTGATGAAGATAAAGACAAGGAAGGGGAGGCtttagaagtaaaagaaaa CTCTGGATACTTAAAGGCCAAACAGTATATGGAAGAAGAAAACTATGATAAAATCATAAGTGAATGCTCAAAAGAAATAGATGCCCAAGGCAAATACATGGCAGAAGCATTATTACTACGAGCTACTTTCTACTTGCTTATTGGCAATGCCAACGCAGCCAAACCAGATTTAGATAAGGTCATCAGCTTGAAAGAAGCTAATGTGAAG CTTCGAGCAAATGCTCTCATCAAAAGAGGCAGCATGTATATGCAACAGCAGCAGCCTTTGCTGTCTACTCAGGATTTTAACATGGCTGCCGACATCGATCCTCAGAATGCAGATGTTTATCACCACCGAGGACag CTGAAAATACTGCTTGATCAAGTTGAAGAAGCAGTAGCAGATTTTGATGAATGTATTAGATTAAGACCTGAGTCTGCTCTGGCACAAGCTCAGAAATGTTTTGCATTG TATCGCCAAGCATATACAGGAAACAATTCTTCACAAATCCAAGCAGCTATGAAAGGTTTTGAAGACGTCATAAAGAAATTTCCAAGGTGTGCTGAAGGCTATGCATTATATGCACAG GCATTAACAGATCAACAACAGTTTGGTAAAGCTGATGAAATGTATGATAAATGTATTAATTTGGAACCAGATAATGCCACAACATACGTTCATAAAGG TTTACTTCAACTTCAGTGGAAGCAAGATCTGGATAGAGGTTTGGAGCTTATCAGCAAGGCTATTGAAATTGACAATAAATGTGATTTTGCATATGAAACCATGGGAACTATTGAAGTACAAAG agGAAACATGGAGAAAGCCATTGACATGTTCAACAAAGCTATTAACCTGGCCAAATCAGAAATGGAGATGGCTCATCTATACTCACTCTGTGATGCTGCCCATGCCCAGACAGAAGTTGCAAAGAAATACGGATTAAAACCACCGACATTATAA